ATCACCAACAGCAGGGCCAGGCGGCCGAGGCGCGCCAGATAACCGGTCGCCGTGCCGCTGAAGAGGGCCGTCCCGTAATCGCCGCCCCGCAGGTGCGCAAGGAGCGCCCCCAGTGTCCGCGGATCCCCCCAGTTCACCGCGGAGGTAGACGCCGCCCGGAGCGGCAGGTAGAGATAGGCCGAGAGCCCGAGGAGAAAGGCGGCGGCCGCCAGGGCCCCCGAACGTGGCTCCAGGTCCCGCCACGGTACGAGGACCAGGAGGGCGGGCAGGAGGAACAGGGCCGACAGGTGATGGGCCAGCGACAGGCCGTAGGCCAGCGCCAGGAGCGGGAAGAAGCGGGAGTCAGGCTTCGAATCCCCCTTTACCGTTCCGGCGGACCCCGCCGCCCCGCGCAGCTCGAGGGCCAGGTTCAGACAGACGAGCTGGAGAGCGAGGGAGAGGGCGTACACCTCGGCGGAGAGCGCCTCGAGCCAGGCCTGCTGGCCGAAAATCACCAGCACGCCGACGAAGACCGCGGCGACCGCGGACCCGGTCAGGCGGAGGCCCAGGCGCACGGCCAGCCCCGCGGCCAGAGCCATGGCCAACGCCGAGAAAAGGTTGAGCCCCCACGCCCCGCCCAGGGCGAGGAAAAGGAGGCCCGTCTGGAGGTACAGGGGGTAGCCGGTGGGGTGGGCCACGCCGAGGCTCGCCACGGCGGTCTGCAGCTCTCCGGCGTCTCCGGCGACCAGCCCGGGGGCCAGAGTGACGAGGTAGAGAACCAGCGCGACCGACGCCGCGAGCCACGGGAGCAGCCGTTCGATGCCGCGTGCGCTTTGTCTCGGAACCGCGTCGGTCGTCACGGCTATTCCGCCGTCCGCTCGCCCCGGGGTCCGACCGAGGCCCAGGCCATGCGGGGCGTGTTGAAGAGGGCCGCGGTCCCGCCGTCCGGGGCGAGGACGATCAGGCCGCCTCGACCGCGCTCGAATCGGCTCAGCCTGTCCAGGGCGGAACGGGCGGCCTCCTCGGGCGCCAGACCCCGTCCGAGGTCGTCCACCGCCCCCTTGGCCAGGACCAGGCGCATTATCTGCTCCCCCCAACCGGTGCAGCAGCAGGCGCCGTACCGGTTGTCGGCGTAAAGACCGCAGCCGGGCAGGGCCGAATCACCGATTCTCCCCGGGTGTTTGAAAGAGACGCCGCCCGTCGAATTGCCCACCGCCAGGTCGCCCCTCGAGTCCAGGACGACGGCCCCCGCCGTGTCCTTCGGCTTCTCGAACTTCTCGGCGAGGTCGAATCCCTCGGACCGGTACCGGTTCCAATTGATCCGCTCACGGTCCAGGATGAGGGCCTCGGGTTCGCACTCCGGGAAGCCCAGCTCCCGGGCGAAGAGCTCGGCCCCCTCGCCGGCCAGAAGGCAGTGCTTCCCGTTCTCCAGCACGGCCCTGGCGATGCGGATGGGGTTGGCGAACCGGCGGACGCCCACCACCCCGCCGAAGCGGAGAGTGGACCCGTCCATGATTCCCGAATCCAGCTCGGGGTAGCCGTCCCGTCCCAGGACCGATCCCACCCCGGCGTCGAAAGTCGGATCGTCCTCCAGCACGCACACCGCCGCCACCACGGCGTCCAGGGCGCAGGCGCCGCGGCTCAGCTCGGCGTACCCGGTCCGGGCGGCCCGCAGGCAGCCCTCGCGGTGGGCCGGCCACTGGTCCGGAGGGATGCTCCAGGCGCCCCCGTTAACGACGATGACCGGTTCCACGTCGGTTTATCCTCGTCCGTCGTCGGGCGTGAACCCGAGGTTGCGGGCCATGGTCCGGGCCACCGAGGCCTGCTCCTCGGTGAAAAGGACGGCGGAGCAGGACTCGCAGCTCTTCAGGCTGCCAGAGCGTATCTCGCTCTGCGTCTGAGTCGGCACCTCCATGTGGCAGGAGGCGCAGATGGCGCCGTCCACCAGGGCACAGACGTGCGGTTGGGCGGAGAGCTTGTCGAAAATGCGCCGACCGACGGGGTTCAGGCGCTCGACCAGGGCCGTCCTCTCCTTCCCGAGCTTGGCCAAACGTTTCCTGAGGTTCTCCCCCTCGACGGCTACGGCCGCCAGGGCGCTTTGCGCCTCGGACACCGTTCGCTCACTCTCGGCGCGGGCCTCCCGCACCCGGGGGAACAGCTCCTCGATACCCTCCATCAGCTCCAGAATGCGGTCCTCCACCTCTGACTGCCGCCCCTTCTCCAGTTCGATCTCCTCCAGGAGGGTCTTGTACTCCCGGTTGTCCTTGGCCGTAAGGAGCTGCTGCTGATGTCGCGTCCGTCTCTCCTTGACGCCGTCCGCGTCCATCTCCAGGTGCTTCTGCTCCATCTGTTTCGTCTTGAGCTCCCCCTCGAGGTCTTTCAGGCCCTTCTCCGACTCCTCGAGCCGCCGCCGGAGCGACGATTCCTCCTCCGGCAGCTCCCGGAGACGCCGGGTCGTCCGCAGGAGTTGCCTCTGGTAGAGCTCGAGCGCCCAAAGCTGTGCCCGGGTCAGGTCCTCTTCCACCTTGTCCATCGGTTATCCCCAGTCGAACGAGAAGGGCTCGGAGGTCTCCACGGGGGGCGTGGCGGGTGTTAAAAACGGCCGCCCCGCGGGCGACCATTACGCGCTAATCATCCTCACCGCGACCACGGCGTCCCTTCTTTCTGCGCCGAGGCGCCCGTTCGGACGCCTCCGCCTTCAGACGGTCCACGAACTCGGTGCGCCGCAGATAGTGGCGGCCGAGGACGAGGCCGATGCCGATCAAACCGCCGATGAAACCGACGATGAGCGTGTAGATGACCTTCCGCGGCCGCGCAGGCCTCGAGTCGTAGCTCGCCGCGGAGACGATACGCGGGACGTCGCGGTTGGCCAGGGTGCGCTGCTCCTCGAGACGGGCCTGCTCGAACTGGGCCAAGAGGTACTTGTAGAGCTCGCCGTACCCCGCTATCTCCAGCTTGAGCTGCGCGTACTCGACGAACTTCGGGGGTTGATTGCGCAAAAAGTCCTTGATGTTGTCAATCTCCCGTTGGAGTGAAAGCTCCGTGGTGCGCAGCTCGTCGAGCTGTTTGTTCATGTTGCGCAGCCTCTTGTCCCGCAGCTCCTCCTCCGCCGTGCGCAGGGACGCCTCGGCTTCCTTGACCAGGGGGTGCTCCTCGGTGTAGTGGGTCTGAAGCTGGGCAAGGTGTAACCGCAGATTGTCCACCTGGGTCTCGAGGGCGGAGGTGGCGACGTCGTAGGTCGCCGTGGTTCCGGGAAAGCCCATGGCCGCCGCGGCCGCGGCCTCCGCCGAGATCGTAGTGCCCGAAGTCTGGGCGCTTTCCATCAGCCTTTCGGCCACCTGGCGCTGGACCTTGACCATGAGGCGCTGCTGCTCGAGGACCGATATCTCTCCGATGAGGGTGGACACCTCGACATCGGGTGCATAGACCATCTGCTCCACACTGTAGGCGGCCAGGCTGCGGGCGTCGTTCTCGAGCTTGGCCCGCACCTCGTTCACCTGGTTCTCCAGGAAGGAGCGGAGCTGGCCCGAGGTGCCCGAGTAGTAGGTCTCGGTGCGCTCGATGTACTTGTTGACGATGGCGGTGATGATGTTCTGCGCCATCACCGGCGTGTAGCTCTCGGCGGTCACGATGATGGTGTCGCCGGTCGAGGGCGTGACGTCTATCATGTCTCTGAGCAGGGCGGCGGCCTCTTCCGGCGTGTTTATCGTCACGGTGAAGGTCTCACCCTCCTCGGGGGTGTGGCAGACCATGACGAAGTTCAGCCCTTCGGCCTCGAAGCGGTCGAAATTCTTGCCGGAACCGATGTAGCGGCCTTTGCCGGTGTAGACGATGTAATCACCTTCATCGGAGGTGAACTCGAAGGTGTAGTCGTTGCCGCCGGCCGTCTCGTTGGCCTTGAAATCGGAGAGGTAGGGGGTTTTGTCGTCGTTTGAGGGAACCTCGGAGTAATCGGGCAAAAGACCGTACTCGACGACCACCTCCTCCAGCACCGACCGCGAGGCCATCAGCTCGGCCTGGAGGTCCACGGTCGTGGGCACCAGCCCGCCGATACTCATCCCGCCGAAAGCGGAAAGAAGCGAGGTCATCGTCTGCGCCTTCTCGGGGAGGAGGATCGTCATCTCCGAGGAGTAGATGGGCGTGAGGAAGAGGCAGATGACCAGCGTGACGATCCCGGTAAAGAGACCGCAGAAGACGATGATCCACTTCCCTGCCCACAGGAGGGCCAGGAAACGGATGAGAAAATTGTCGCCCCTGGGCTCGTCCCCCATGGGTCTGGCTACTCCGTGAAAAAGTGTCGGTCCGGAATTTTAAAAAAAACCCCGTCCCGCCAACCGCCCTCTATGGGTTGAGATCCTGGTAGTCCAAAAGTATCTGCTGGGTCCGATCAACCAGCGACAGCGACGGGAAGATGCGGGAGAGTATTTCGTTCCACTCGTAGAGGGCGGTCTTCGGCACGTAGATGATGTCCCCGGTCTGGACGGCGATGTTCTGGCTGAAATCGCCCTCGTGGATGACGGCGTAGAGGTCCACCGTGATGATTTCGGGGCTCGAGAGCCCGCCGCGGATGACCTTGACCGCGTCGAGCCTGGCGTCGTAGAGCTCCCCACCGCAGCGGGCGATGCAGTCCAGGACGGTGTCCCGGGTGCCGATCTGCATCATGCGTTGCCCGACGACGTAACCCAGCACGTACACGAAGCGCGGGGTGGCGGAGTTCAGCGTTACGGTGACGTCGGGGGAGATCATGTAGGGCGCCATCTCCTCCATGAAGAGTTCCCGGACCTCTTTCAGGGTCTTTCCCTCGACGTGGAGGCTGCCCAGGATGTGGACCTGGATGTTGCCGTCGGGATCCACCGCGTACACCCCGGAGAAGGGCTTGTCGGTGCTGACCTCGGATGTGACCTCGGAGAAAACCGAGACGGTGAATTTGTCGCCGGGGGCTAGGGCGAACTGCTCGCCCACCGCGACAGTGCATAAAAGGACGAAAACGATTGTTATCCGGCGGAACATCGCCACCTCGGAGCCCGACACCGTCGGCGACCGTAGCTGGCCCCCTATTTTACAGACAATACCTTCGGTTGTAAACCCGGTCGCCCGTGAATTCAGAGCAGAAAACGCAGCTTGGCCAGAAGCCGGGGTGAGCGGGTCACCACACCCCCGAGCAGGGAAACCATCGAGGTCCGCTTCCCCTCGCGCCACCGCTCCAACTGCCCGTTCATGATACGCAACAGCTCGGTGAAATCGGCGTCGTTGAGCCGGAGGTAGAGCCGGCGGAGCCTGGCGTATCGCCGCAGACTGCGGCCCACCGTGGCCGCCCAGCGTCGAGCGTACTCCTCCAGCCGTCCGGCCGAGACGTCGCCCGCGGCCAGGGAGGCGGACAGGACCTCGGCCGCCAGCTCGGCCCCCTGGAGGGCGTTGGCGATGCCGCCTCCGGAGAGCGGCTCGGTATGGCCCGCCGCGTCCCCCACGGCCAGAAAGCCGTCGGCGACCAGCTTCCGCGGCTTCGTCGGCGCGGGGATGGAGCCGGCCGCGAGCTCCACCACCCCGGCCTCCGGCATCCTCCGGGCGAGGAACCGCTCCAGGTGCAGCCTCGCGCCCTCGGCGCCCCCGCGCGACGGGTCGGTGGAAACCCCGACGTTGGCCCGGCCGCCGCCCAGGGGGAAGCACCAGGCGTACCCCCCCGGCGCGACGGCCTCGCCGAGGTGGAACTCCACCAGCGGCTTCGGCTCCGTCTCGAGGCCGATCACCCGGGCCTGGGCGCCGCTGTGCAGCTCCGTGAGCGGCCAGGGCCTGCCGATCCCCGCCCAGCGGGAGACCAGCCCCTCGACGCCGTCGGCGGCCGCCAACCCCCGGCACCGAACGTCCGTCAGTCCACCGTCCCCGCGGAGGGTGACCAACCACGAATCGCCCTCGCGCCGGACCGCCGTCGCCTGTGTCCGGGCCGAGACCCGGGCGCCGGCCTCCACCGCCAGCCGGGCCAGCCCCCGGTCGAAGAGCCGCCGGTTGAGCACGTACCCGACCACATCTTCGCCCTCGTAGCGGACCTCGTCGCCGTCGGGACCCACGCCCCGGCCGCCGTAGATTTCCTGGGCGATCCAGGCCGGTTCGAGATCGCCCAAGGTTACACGCAGCGGTTCCGCCTCCACCGCCTCGGCGCAGCGCACCGGGTTGCCTATCTCGGGCCGCTTCTCGACGAGGAGGACATCGCGGCCGGTATCGGCCAGCCGCCGGGCCAGATGGCTCCCCGCCGGACCGGCCCCGACGACCAGGACCTCGACTTCTCCTGGGAGAGACATTTATAGAGACCTTTGAATAACCCGATAAACAGCCTATAGGGAGTCAACCCAGGCGGCGGCGCGATTATTGCCCACGGTTGAGCGCGGTGCGAAAAACGGCCGGCGAAACCGCAATAATCGTGACGCCGCCGGGCGAAACACGGGCGACGCTTTTACAAAGACCTCATCTAATTAATCGTCTCCGGGTGAATCCCGCCGTAATTTTCCTTTTCGGGTACGACGTTCATGTTGAGCGATAAGGTCCACTTTCTCCAAACACATACCGTCGCCGGACAGGCGGAAATCGCCGAAGACGTTCGGCGCGTGCCCGACCAGAACCTTGAAAACTTCAACGGCGAACCGCCGGATCTCCCACTGGGCCGCGTGGTCGCCCCGAAGCTCCAGGATGTACCGCCATTCGCGGAAATTCGCCGTGATGACTATTTCGCTTTCCGCGGCATTGGGCAGCACGAAGCGCGCGTCCTCCTTGGGGATGCCGCAGAGCCTACGCAATCTGTCGTAAGCCTCATGACTGTGCGCGATGTGCTCGTTGAAGATTTTTTCCGCCTCGGGATTCCCGGCGATGGAATCGGGCTTGACCACTCCGAAGCCGCGCTCGTCCACGTAGCGCTGGCTCTGCTGGCTGAAGGCGCACAGGCGGTGGCGCACGAGCTGGTGGGTGAAGGCCCGGGAACCGCCCCGGACGCGGAAGGTGGCCGAGGCGTGCTCGAAGACCGAGTGGTGGCCGGAACGCAGCAGCATCCGGGAAAAACGCGCCGCCGTGTCCTCCCCCGTTTTGTCCAGAGAGAGGTAGCAGGTCCGCCCGGCGGCCTCGATCAGCCGCTCCGGCTCCGGCGTGACCGCCAGCAGCTCCACCGTCGGTCCGTCGCTCATCATCAGACCTTCTTGGGAATTAAACCTCGTTCACAATCAATCCGCCGCTTAGCGGATGTAGATGTTCTCCACACCGGTTTCCGGGTCCCGGTAGCGCCAGCGGACCCAGCCGAGGTAGTAGCGGGTCTCGGAGGAGTAAAC
This genomic interval from bacterium contains the following:
- a CDS encoding isoaspartyl peptidase/L-asparaginase is translated as MEPVIVVNGGAWSIPPDQWPAHREGCLRAARTGYAELSRGACALDAVVAAVCVLEDDPTFDAGVGSVLGRDGYPELDSGIMDGSTLRFGGVVGVRRFANPIRIARAVLENGKHCLLAGEGAELFARELGFPECEPEALILDRERINWNRYRSEGFDLAEKFEKPKDTAGAVVLDSRGDLAVGNSTGGVSFKHPGRIGDSALPGCGLYADNRYGACCCTGWGEQIMRLVLAKGAVDDLGRGLAPEEAARSALDRLSRFERGRGGLIVLAPDGGTAALFNTPRMAWASVGPRGERTAE
- a CDS encoding C4-type zinc ribbon domain-containing protein — its product is MDKVEEDLTRAQLWALELYQRQLLRTTRRLRELPEEESSLRRRLEESEKGLKDLEGELKTKQMEQKHLEMDADGVKERRTRHQQQLLTAKDNREYKTLLEEIELEKGRQSEVEDRILELMEGIEELFPRVREARAESERTVSEAQSALAAVAVEGENLRKRLAKLGKERTALVERLNPVGRRIFDKLSAQPHVCALVDGAICASCHMEVPTQTQSEIRSGSLKSCESCSAVLFTEEQASVARTMARNLGFTPDDGRG
- a CDS encoding Wzz/FepE/Etk N-terminal domain-containing protein; the protein is MGDEPRGDNFLIRFLALLWAGKWIIVFCGLFTGIVTLVICLFLTPIYSSEMTILLPEKAQTMTSLLSAFGGMSIGGLVPTTVDLQAELMASRSVLEEVVVEYGLLPDYSEVPSNDDKTPYLSDFKANETAGGNDYTFEFTSDEGDYIVYTGKGRYIGSGKNFDRFEAEGLNFVMVCHTPEEGETFTVTINTPEEAAALLRDMIDVTPSTGDTIIVTAESYTPVMAQNIITAIVNKYIERTETYYSGTSGQLRSFLENQVNEVRAKLENDARSLAAYSVEQMVYAPDVEVSTLIGEISVLEQQRLMVKVQRQVAERLMESAQTSGTTISAEAAAAAAMGFPGTTATYDVATSALETQVDNLRLHLAQLQTHYTEEHPLVKEAEASLRTAEEELRDKRLRNMNKQLDELRTTELSLQREIDNIKDFLRNQPPKFVEYAQLKLEIAGYGELYKYLLAQFEQARLEEQRTLANRDVPRIVSAASYDSRPARPRKVIYTLIVGFIGGLIGIGLVLGRHYLRRTEFVDRLKAEASERAPRRRKKGRRGRGEDD
- a CDS encoding polysaccharide biosynthesis/export family protein gives rise to the protein MSGSEVAMFRRITIVFVLLCTVAVGEQFALAPGDKFTVSVFSEVTSEVSTDKPFSGVYAVDPDGNIQVHILGSLHVEGKTLKEVRELFMEEMAPYMISPDVTVTLNSATPRFVYVLGYVVGQRMMQIGTRDTVLDCIARCGGELYDARLDAVKVIRGGLSSPEIITVDLYAVIHEGDFSQNIAVQTGDIIYVPKTALYEWNEILSRIFPSLSLVDRTQQILLDYQDLNP
- a CDS encoding NAD(P)/FAD-dependent oxidoreductase codes for the protein MSLPGEVEVLVVGAGPAGSHLARRLADTGRDVLLVEKRPEIGNPVRCAEAVEAEPLRVTLGDLEPAWIAQEIYGGRGVGPDGDEVRYEGEDVVGYVLNRRLFDRGLARLAVEAGARVSARTQATAVRREGDSWLVTLRGDGGLTDVRCRGLAAADGVEGLVSRWAGIGRPWPLTELHSGAQARVIGLETEPKPLVEFHLGEAVAPGGYAWCFPLGGGRANVGVSTDPSRGGAEGARLHLERFLARRMPEAGVVELAAGSIPAPTKPRKLVADGFLAVGDAAGHTEPLSGGGIANALQGAELAAEVLSASLAAGDVSAGRLEEYARRWAATVGRSLRRYARLRRLYLRLNDADFTELLRIMNGQLERWREGKRTSMVSLLGGVVTRSPRLLAKLRFLL
- the thyX gene encoding FAD-dependent thymidylate synthase, coding for MSDGPTVELLAVTPEPERLIEAAGRTCYLSLDKTGEDTAARFSRMLLRSGHHSVFEHASATFRVRGGSRAFTHQLVRHRLCAFSQQSQRYVDERGFGVVKPDSIAGNPEAEKIFNEHIAHSHEAYDRLRRLCGIPKEDARFVLPNAAESEIVITANFREWRYILELRGDHAAQWEIRRFAVEVFKVLVGHAPNVFGDFRLSGDGMCLEKVDLIAQHERRTRKGKLRRDSPGDD